One segment of Labrus mixtus chromosome 10, fLabMix1.1, whole genome shotgun sequence DNA contains the following:
- the mgst2 gene encoding microsomal glutathione S-transferase 2: MGSDSPFLLAEVTLLSALQMGYLARRVGLSRMAHKVLPPAVTGPPEFERTFRAHQNCVEFYPLFLVTLWTCGMFFNEATAAAAGLVYMIGRQIYFNGYINSSKKRLPGFFLTLAVLATLSLLAFLGIMRGILHKYFHIHLE; this comes from the exons ATGGGATCAGACTCCCCTTTCTTGTTGGCTGAAGTGACTCTTCTGTCGGCCCTACAAATGG GTTACCTGGCCCGGCGGGTTGGCTTGTCCAGGATGGCCCATAAAGTCCTGCCTCCTGCTGTGACTGGACCTCCAGAGTTTGAGAGGACTTTCAGAGCACA tcagAACTGTGTGGAGTTTTACCCTCTCTTCTTGGTCACTCTGTGGACCTGCGGCATGTTCTTCAATGAGGCGACGGCAGCTGCAGCAGGTCTCGTCTACATGATCGGCCGACAGATTTATTTCAACGGATACATCAATTCCAGCAAGAAAAG GTTACCTGGATTTTTTCTGACCCTGGCCGTCCTCGCCACTCTGTCCCTGCTGGCTTTTCTTGGAATAATGCGAGGAATATTACACAAATACTTTCACATCCACCTCGAATGA